The Primulina huaijiensis isolate GDHJ02 chromosome 10, ASM1229523v2, whole genome shotgun sequence region TAGCTTCAATGAAGCTCGCGCTTTTGTGTGCTTTTTTTGGCTTTTTTGCGTTTCAtagaaaaacatatattttttttgttttaaagaaTCTGACATATGAGAATTTGTCCATTAAAAGTGTGATTTCTCctctatttattaaaataatagagCAGTGGAAACCCTAATATCTTGTTGCTTATGTCCCATTGTCGCCTCGCTTTACGCTTTAAAATGTCTTGgaagatgaaaatgatgataatttaatatttgatatctcatttttcatattttttaaaataaacttatttatatctttttagaatattttatttatagtgTGTTACTTTCGTAAAGCATGCGCTTCACTTTACGTTTTAAGCTCCAGGTTACCTGAGCACTTTGATGCGTCTTGCGCTTTTGACAACTATGATCTTTCCTCAAAGTGTAACAATTCTGTCATGGTTGGTTTACTTACTTGTGCAAGAACAGCAGCTGCTAACTGCAAACTTGGTTCCAAAGTCTCGGGGACAACCTGTCACAAAATTGTAATTTGCTAAGACAGAATGGCACATTAAAGAGTACAAATTCCTCTAAAGAATTTAAACTGCTAGAGCCGAAAAATACCGCTGTTGCTCCAGCCTTTTCTAAGTTGAGTCCATGATCAACATCATGAGCACGGACAAATGTTTTAACATTGGGAAAATATTTGCTTAGAGCCCAAACTGTTCTATAGTTTGCTCCAGGACTATCTAAAGTTACAGCCGCAGCACATGCTCTCTGAGCTCCAATCTTATGAAGGACCTGGGAAACCATAAAAAAGGTTTACAAACTGGCTTATTTTTCAAATGCACCAGAATGAacctttaatcatttaaattacCTCTCGACTACCAGCATCACCAAAATATACAGGAAGGTCAAGTGCTCGACCAACAGCAACTCGGTCACTGCAATGATAACACTTAAAAATAAGAATTCAAATGTTGAGTTCAGCTGTGGCTTTTACAAATATAATCTGTCTTCTTGGACCATGAAAGTGGATTGCATCGAGGACTCAAGGTTACAAAAATACCTAAGTATTTAGAGAACATAAGATCGTAAGTTATACaacataaataagaatggatGCATGGATTGGTGTAACAGTTTCCAGGATGCGCTATGCCAGTCAGCAAAACACCATGCATGTGATGAACACGGCACATGCAATTTAGCTAGTTCGTCGTTCCTATTTGGCTACCTTTTGACTCGGTAGCTAGTTCTAGAGTCGGTAATGGCAGGTTGCACATAAAGGTGATTGATACATTTAGGAGAGTCATGTCCAAACAGAAATAAACTACTCCCCAAGCACTGAACGTGTTCTCTCAAGAATCGAGGTGGAAAGATACTTGACATTCTTTTACTTTAAAGTATAGTTTATTGACAAATACCAGCTCTCTGAAAACTAATCAATGGCAAACAGTGAGAAATTCACTTCTGGCAATGGAAGGAGGATTTCTACCCACAAATATTACTTTGCCTAGTTAATAGAGTGTGGGAAAAGGATGTACACCTTCTGACATCAAGTGCAACAAAAGGAATCAGCCTTTCAGAAAGAAGCTGTGCTATAATCTGTAAGATTCACAACAAAAGTCAGATAAGCCTAGGACAAAATTTGTATTAGATTCACAGATATGATAGGTGATAACAACTTCAATGATTTTTAAGAATCGTGATTAGTTGGATATATGCAATACCTGACCAACTCGTCCAAAACCACATATAATTATATGATCTCGCAAATCATCTGTCTGAAGAAACCAGGAAAATATCATAACATTTCACTGGGAAACATAGAACACTGAAACTAATGTGAAGATGCTCGTGGCTACAACATATCACTTGctttatttatgatataatctcATAGGAGAAAATATTCAAGTAGAAAATCGAATATGCATTGAAAAATCAAGTCACGCGAGGGACTTCATACGCAGGGTTGATGAAAAAAGACACCTAAAATAATAAACTAAGTTGTGATTTTTTCCATCATCTCAAATTGCGTACGGTCagaccaaaatatttttctacagCCATCATGTAGCAGTGATAAAAGAATACCAACTTGATAGGAAACAAAATTGTAAATGCAATTCTAAACAAGAAAACAGTGCCAACTGTTATTGACCAACATTTTAAGCTGACGCATTCAGTAATAACAGAATGTTACAGCAATCTACCTCACTTTCCACGGGCAATAAACTCCGGACATCATGCAGCTCAAACCGTGAGGCAATCAATTGGCCTCCAGCAGCTAACCATGGAGTGAGGGCCATGGAAATTCCAACCACAAGAAAAAGCAACGATGACATTTGTGTAGACATTATACCCTGCAAGAAGGGCAGAGAATTGGTCGAAATAATAGACCAAATGGTAATGAGTTTCCCATATTTTCAAGTCTCATTTTATGACCGTGCGCCCTTCTATTACTTAATCTCCAGTACCGCACATCAAATAGGCATGCCTCTCTATCAATAAGTTATAAACTTGTGACTTGTGAGGAAAGACAGTGCTGCTTGAAAGGAATGAGGGAGGAACAAAGAACATTAAACAAGTGCATATGGTgctaatttctttctttttcataGAAGAATTATATTGTTGGTGGAAGTGGAAAAACATATGATCAGCCTGATTTTCATTGTGCTAGCTTCATTGTCGAGATGCAGCATATCATGAAGAATGAAAATCATTACTCAGCAACAAGAAATAAGATTAGTACTTCATTTCTGAGATAAGAAGGCTATCAACGATATTCCAGAAATTTAATGCACATTAAACTAAACAGCAAAATTTCTGAAATCACGCATAATACGTGAGAATCAAACCTGATTAACTGCTTCACCAAAAGCTACAAACGCAAATTCTCCACCCGGGGCAAGTAGAAGACCAACTCTTATTGCTGATACAACTGAAATACCAAAAAACCTGCCAACTAGCGCAACCAAGATTGTCTTGCCAACAATTAGAAGTCCTAATGCTCCGATAACAACTGGAAAGTTCGAAACTAAAAGTTTTGGATCAATGGACATCCCAACCTGGAACATATTATACATACTTTGAGTCATAATGACAGGGAAACTCTCAAGGTACTCTATGCAAAAAAGATATCAAATTAAACATGAAGCAATTGGAGTAATTTCATGGAAACATTCAGTCAAATGAATAAGAAATTGGAAAGATACAATCTCACAAAATGGAATGTTCTGAAACACGCATTATGTGAGGCAATATTTTCTAAGACAATGCACTGATACAAggaataaatctaaattttacAAGAAAAACTCCCAATGTTAGGATTGATGATAGGATTCAGCAGTGAAATGTAATCAAACAATTGATGATGGGATTCACAGGCACTCCTAATTAAAGAGTATACCGTCATGAAAAAGAGACCCAGTAGAAGACCACGGTATGGAGCAATGTCAGATTCAACCTGCAATGAAAATTCGGTTTCCGCTAAAAGCAAACCAGCCAAAAATGCTCCCAAAGCCATGGAAAGACCAGCCTGTTTTAATCACAAAATGAACTGTACcataattatttagaaaattcaCAAGCTACTCAATTAAGATGAACACATAGAATAACATCCAAAAACTAGAGTTCTCTTACCCTGGCAGTTAGGAGACTGGTCCCTAAGATTACAAGAAGAGTATTTGCAGAAAAAATTTCTGGATTTTGATTCTCTGCAATTTGCTTATAAATTGGGCGAAGAAGCTGGAAGAAAAGAACATAACAGAAGATAACACAATTTTGTCGTTACAAAAAGATAATTATAATAAGCAACAACCACATATCACGGGAGAAAAGTTAAGTTCCCTACAGTACATTAGCATCCCACATTCACATGATAAAATTGTGTGTActtcgataaaaaaaatatatatataccataTAAGCTCGATTCACACTTTTTGTCAAGATGTCTTTggttaaacaaaataaaaaaaatctagcaCCAAACGCAATGTGTCAGAAGATGAAAATTGCTTACCAAACGGCCTCCAGCAATTATTGCTGAGATAGCTACAACTGCCTTGATGGCTGCCAATCCAAGTGCTTCAGCAATGGCTTGGAAACCAACCTAAAAACCATAGAAATATTGGCAACCATAACTTTATAAGATGTGGTATCGATAAGAAATATAGCTGGTTCTCACAATTAATATAACAAGTTTATCAAGGAGTGCAATAAGTTACTTTTGTGAACAATGTTAATTAgcattacaataaaaaagaataaaaatatgcaGATAGGAAAGCGTGTCATACAAGTCTTTTCAATCCATATTCAACAGGGTAAATTTATTACCCCTCCTTTAGATGAGCTTGGTGATAGAAGTGGAATCAGGATAAGCAAAACTACCACAGCCAAGTCCTGAAAAGTGAAAATGAATAGCTTGTATAAATATTAACCACCAAAACTCATAAATGGGGGCCGAGTAAGAGAAGTTTACAACACACAAGCAACGGTAAGACAAGGGAACCCAATAATAGGAGGTccaagaaaatatgaaaaataatactgaacAGATTAGAATGCAGATACCTGAAAGAGTAATACAGAAAAAGTGGCTCGACCGTGGCGTGATGTGCTCTCACCACGTTCCTGCAGGACCTATAGACATCCCAAATAAAGCATTATAATAGCTCTGAAGCGATAATTCTAGAATTATTGACAAGTTGCACGCAAATCAAATAAGCACAAGATTTACAATGAAAACCGTTAGAAAATGAGGGGTCAATTTACAACTCCATGAAGACTTGCACATACAGTACTTCAATGATGTTTACCTGCAAAACAACAGCAGTTGAAGATAATGCAAGGCCATTCCCAATGACAATTGCAGCAGGACTAGGCTGACCAGCAATAAAATGAGCTATCAGGCCAGTAACAACAGCTGTCACCAAGACCTGCGTTTGTACATGCACCTTAGAGAAATCTTGAACAGGGAATTTGTGTTCAGAGTTGACATCAGAAGACAGATACGAGGACAGCATTAACAAGTCAACGCATTTTCGGTCACCTGAGCAGAACCCAATCCgaaaacatattttttcatggaactCAGCCTTTCAACAGAGAGCTGCAGAAAAGCAATTTGTCATAGATTGCCTCTCATCACTAGTAATTGTTCACTTGAAGGTGATACTTCTGTAAAATTCAAACTTGGAAACTTTGCGGGCCCTACCTCAAGACCAATATTGAATAACAAGAACACAACTCCAAACTCGGCTATTGCCTTCGTTTCATGTACATTACGGATAATAGATAGACCATAAGGTCCAATTAAGATTCCAGCAGCCAAGTATCCAAGAACAGGACTGCCTACATTATGCAGCATAGAGAAGATACATCAATAATAGCAATTATGTTGTGCAAATTCACACTGGAACAAAGGCTATTTGATTCGTAGGACATGGTCTAATTCAAAAACATCACAAATGTGACAGATATTATTACACTGGCCTGCGATAATAAGTTAGCAAATTGAGAATATGATTCCAAAAGGACAAAAAAGAGCATGGGACcaagatgatgaagataaaGATTTTGGCATAGGTTGCTATAATTTGCTATTTACTGGGAAATAATGTATGGAGGCTTTCTAGAACACTTCTCCTTTTATTTTTGTTCAGAGGGGTCTGGAAGCACACACACTCACTTTCAGTTTACCTCCAGGAATTTTCAGGAAAAGAGGTACAAATATAACACTGGCAAGTAGTAACCACAGCATGTCAAATAAGGAAGCTTCCTCCTCATTTATCTGAAAGGAAGATAATTAAAATCACAAATTGGGGTAGTATCCCATAGCATGAACAAAGAAATAAAGGGATTTTATCCAATAAAGCACATGAAAAGGAAACTAAGTCATGCCTCTTGATGAGGAAGCATTTCGACCAGTTTCTTAATTCTCTGGGGAAGCTGTTTAATGTGTGGAACTAAAGGCTTTGCAGTAGCTGATACTTCATCAATACTGGTACTGATAATATCTGGCTGCTGAAATAGCTGAGCAACCCTTCCACCCCGTTGGATATAGAAGGCGATACTGTGTTTTATTTCAGGAGTTcatgaaaaatcaaaaaatctTTTACCATTAAAACAAAGCTAAAGTGAAGCAAATTATTTGATAGCattattataaaaacataaTTGCTTCGGTCAACTTAAATTGAATAATCTAATGTATTTTTGGCAGTTGCACTTAAATTCCAATACATAATAACCTTACCCAGCTCCAACAAGTAGGGACCCAAACACCAGCTTTGGAAGTTGCTTTCTAGCAGACTCTACAAGACCATGAAAAACTGAAGCAGGTGTGAACTCATCCCCCTCTATAGAAGAGAAAAATGAGGCCGAAAAGAACCGAGAGGATTTTTTTATCAATGCTTTTGGAGAGGTCAAAGTTGAACCCTCTCTTGTTGCTTCTTTCTGCATTTCCTGTATCTTACTTTGAATTGTTTTCAACTTCTCTTTATCTGCTTCAGGGTCTTTTGGAATGTCCAGGCTCGTCTTTTTATTCTCTTTGTCACTCGCATCGGACAAGATTAGTTCCTCTAACTGGCCACGGGGTAAATGTTCAAGTATCTCAGCAACTTCAGCTAGTGCCTCTCGTTCCTCAAGAATGCCATCTTCAGCTTTTTCTTGAGATATCTCTTCAGCACCACCGTCCTCAACTGTAGAATCTACAACATCACTGTTGGAAAAGGCAAGTTTCTTCTCGGCTCTCTGTAATGCAATCTCAGCATCATCGACGTTTTGTGCAGCCTTCAGTTCACACGCAACAGCTTGCTCGGCAAGAAGCATAATGTTTGCAACGTCTTCCTCTGCTTTAGACACTTTAATCTGCGCCTGCTCAGCAACATCGTTCAGTTTGTCCAATTCCTTCTGCAACTCCTCTTTCCTGTTTTGTAACCTTCTGAGCTGAGCCTCACAATTTTCTAAATGACTGCGACACTCCTTTATTTCATCCTTAGCAGCCAAAAGTGCTTCCTCATCTTCCATCGATGAACTTGATTGTTCGACTCCATTTTCATCACCTGAAGCACTTTCTCTCAATGCTTTAGGAGAACCGTTGTTCTCTTTCACAATTTCCGGTGAAACAATTAACACTTGGAATTTTGCCTCAGTTAAAGAAAGGCCTGTCATTGCTTTCTGAACTCCTTCTTTAGCAATAGACTCTTCATTCACTATCTCTTGAAAATTACCAAGAGAAATATTTACCTCGTCCCAAGCCTTTACAGCTTCATCTTTAAGTGCTATAGCGGCTTCTGATATACTCTGGGCTTTTTCCTCAAACATGATACTATTAGACCTTGCAACTTCCAAATCTTTCAGTGCCTTCTGCAGCAGCTCCCTCAATTCATCCAAACCAAGACTCTCAGTTTCTTCTTTCCCAGATCTTTCTTTGGAATCGTCAGTCACAAGGCTAGCTCCATTATTGACACTCTCAATCAATTCAAAGTCTCTAGTATTATCATTTACATAAGCAGTTGAATCATTCACTTGACAATGAGGTAAAGTAACATGCTttgacattttaaaaatattgtcatGGTTGTAAAATGGATAACCATTGGCATCATTACACCACAGCCTGAGATTCCCCAAAACTCTTGTACAGCCTGTGCTAGAGCAACACAAAATGTTTTTCTTCAATTTCTTCCGCGAATAATCTTTAGGAACTAGTCTCATATCTCCGAACAACTGACAACTAAAACCTATATAGTTTAAGCTCGTGAACATATTTAAGTTTTCATGTACCCTGCAACTTGCAACGTCGCCACGGTGAGCCACATTGGGTTGAGGTATAAGGTATGCAATATCCATCTCTTTTCCTTTTATGATGGAAAACCCATAAACATCTGCATATTCTTTTTTGATTTCCTGAAAGTTACCAGTGATAGATCAACCTGaaaaggagagaaaaaaaaaaagaaaaaactctACCAAATCACAATAAGTACATTAAATAGTCCACTGCATCGATAAGATCTTTAGTTTTTACAATCAAACATGGATATGAAGCATATTCAATATGATTTATACACCGCTGggtttttcttttcaaacagTTCTCAAACCTTGAggtgaaaaataaaagttgcttttttaataatttcatcttttttattgattaaaataaaatatatttcatagtGCAAATcttcttatattttaatatattaaattcatattttttttaaaactttatttattaaacaTGAATCTCTTACAGGCTTCACCAAtgtttctttacaaaataaCCATAATCATCAAACTAAAAAAAACCCATAACCCCGAAAACAAAAATATGCATacttaaaacacaaaaaaaatgtaaaatacgCTTCAGTAAGaattaaaaacacaaaaactatTTAAACggattaaatgaaaaaaaaaaaataaaaaataaaaaaaactattcatATTCTAAACGGATGCAATGTGTCCTAAATGTTCCtagtaaaagttaataaatgTAGAGAGTGACACAGAGATAGAGTTTCCGGTCATAGAACTTTGAAATCATCAGCTTTGGAATTAGGACAAAGGGCAGAATCTGTGATAGAAAACGCAGGtgtttttcagatttttttgtgtttaatTCAATCACAGGGTTTTAGCCTTTTTGAATCATCAAGGATGAAAGCAATTTGCCATTTCACATAACTTCATTGTAGCATACTAAACCAGTGATACTATCGTAAATATTAGGTAAAAAGAGCCAAAGTACACCCCAACCTCACACCTCCACCAGCAACTAGCACAGAATAATTACTCCTACTGCATACACCCATCTAAACGCACACAATCTATATAAATTGAATTGCAGTTCAGAAGCTTAAGCTCAAAATTTATGCGGCCAGCAATAGATTTTTTCGACCCTTAATCATTAAACTCGCAGAAAACACTGAGCTTGACGAATCCCACTCCTcaccaaaaacacaaaaaaaaaaaaaaaaaaaaacNTAACTGAAACAGACAACGCGTGGACTAACTCCAGAATTGTGCAAGATACACTAACGCTCACACGACGTAGACAAAAATGGGATACCGAAACTGACGGATGAAGCTTGATGAACAGCCAAAGGGCAAGCAAGCTTTACGCCGAATTCATCAGCAGGTTCACTTGGGAAGAACGGGAATATTCGTATATAATTTCTCGAACTAAATTTGGCGTGCGGATAAATAACTGAATCTAAGTATGAGAAAATGTGCGGAGGCCGTGAAATCGCGCCTTTTGTGCCTACTTTGTCCTTTGCAATTGGTGAGAAGCTAGTTTGGTGCAAGAATCGTACGAGGCAAGTTGATTTTGTTTCCAGGAATAACAtttgtcatttattatttttttaaaataaatttagacttgtaattataatataaaatagtgatagatgttgtgaaaaaataaaaatttacggtaaaaagtaaaaatctcaaactctcaaaattatcagactacacactttataatatttttctctcaactcaattgtgattttattcaaaaatgagagatctatttatagaaaatctttacaaataatccaaaaataaattacatcattaccttcatcatcacacacaaatttcaatattcaacacctaattttacctaattttcaacattcaaatattcaacattcaatattcaaatattcaatattaaaatattaaa contains the following coding sequences:
- the LOC140986894 gene encoding K(+) efflux antiporter 2, chloroplastic, whose protein sequence is MDIAYLIPQPNVAHRGDVASCRVHENLNMFTSLNYIGFSCQLFGDMRLVPKDYSRKKLKKNILCCSSTGCTRVLGNLRLWCNDANGYPFYNHDNIFKMSKHVTLPHCQVNDSTAYVNDNTRDFELIESVNNGASLVTDDSKERSGKEETESLGLDELRELLQKALKDLEVARSNSIMFEEKAQSISEAAIALKDEAVKAWDEVNISLGNFQEIVNEESIAKEGVQKAMTGLSLTEAKFQVLIVSPEIVKENNGSPKALRESASGDENGVEQSSSSMEDEEALLAAKDEIKECRSHLENCEAQLRRLQNRKEELQKELDKLNDVAEQAQIKVSKAEEDVANIMLLAEQAVACELKAAQNVDDAEIALQRAEKKLAFSNSDVVDSTVEDGGAEEISQEKAEDGILEEREALAEVAEILEHLPRGQLEELILSDASDKENKKTSLDIPKDPEADKEKLKTIQSKIQEMQKEATREGSTLTSPKALIKKSSRFFSASFFSSIEGDEFTPASVFHGLVESARKQLPKLVFGSLLVGAGIAFYIQRGGRVAQLFQQPDIISTSIDEVSATAKPLVPHIKQLPQRIKKLVEMLPHQEINEEEASLFDMLWLLLASVIFVPLFLKIPGGSPVLGYLAAGILIGPYGLSIIRNVHETKAIAEFGVVFLLFNIGLELSVERLSSMKKYVFGLGSAQVLVTAVVTGLIAHFIAGQPSPAAIVIGNGLALSSTAVVLQVLQERGESTSRHGRATFSVLLFQDLAVVVLLILIPLLSPSSSKGGVGFQAIAEALGLAAIKAVVAISAIIAGGRLLLRPIYKQIAENQNPEIFSANTLLVILGTSLLTARAGLSMALGAFLAGLLLAETEFSLQVESDIAPYRGLLLGLFFMTVGMSIDPKLLVSNFPVVIGALGLLIVGKTILVALVGRFFGISVVSAIRVGLLLAPGGEFAFVAFGEAVNQGIMSTQMSSLLFLVVGISMALTPWLAAGGQLIASRFELHDVRSLLPVESETDDLRDHIIICGFGRVGQIIAQLLSERLIPFVALDVRSDRVAVGRALDLPVYFGDAGSREVLHKIGAQRACAAAVTLDSPGANYRTVWALSKYFPNVKTFVRAHDVDHGLNLEKAGATAVVPETLEPSLQLAAAVLAQAKLQTSEIAAAINEFRSRHLSELTELCEASGSSLGYGFTRISKPKPQPSDSSDENRFNDGALAT